The following nucleotide sequence is from Pseudobdellovibrionaceae bacterium.
CATGCAAGGGCTTAATGAGCTCGCCTCGGTTCTTAAATCAAAGGAGTCCTAGCCTGGCGGAGTCTCTATTTTTTTAAGGTGGGATTTCCTTCAAACTGGCGCATGACGTCCCAAGCTCGTAAATAGTTGTAGGCCTGGAGAACCTGGAAGTCCTCGGACAGTAGGGTGTCCCGTGGACTAAGATTTTTCTTGCTGCTCCCGCCGGTGTCGGCCCACCAGTATTCGATGACGGATTTGCTGGCGCCCTTGCCGTTTTTGGAGCTTGCTCGCTCTTTGTCGCCAAGAAGGTGACCTTTGATATCCTTTTCCCGCTTGATTCGGCCCTTGCCCGCTTTAGCTTTTTCCAAGATATCACTAGAAAGGTTGTCAACGATAACGTCTGGGGTAATGCCTTCAGCCTGGATCGACTTTCCACTGGGTGTATAATAGCGCGCCACAGTTAGCTTTAGGCCGGAACCGTCACCCAACTTAACCACCGATTGAACGGACCCTTTGCCGAAGCTCTTTTGACCCATAATCAGGGCCCGCTTGTTGTCCTGAAGGGCCCCAGCCAAAATCTCACTGGCACTGGCAGAATACTCATCAACCAAAACCACCAATGGGAACTCCGGCATGGTTCCTGACTGTTTGGCAAAAATAACTTCCTTTTCTTTCTCGTTTCGCCCCTTGGTGCTAACGATGGTGCCGGTCTTCAAGAACATATCGCTGATTTCCACGGCCTGCTCCAATAGACCACCTGGATTTCGACGTAAATCGATCACCATTCCATTTATTTTTTGGTTGGACTTTGAAAAGGTCTTTAGAGCCGATTTCATATCCTTGGCGGAGTTTTCAATAAAGCTCGTAAGCTTCAGATAGACATATCCATCCTCCAAATCGGTCACTTTGACGCTGCGGATTTTTACCGTTCCCCTTTTGATGGCAAACTCTTTTGGCCGCTCGAACCCATCGCGGAAAATGCCCAGTTTGACGGTGGTACCTTTTTTACCCCTCATGTGCTGAGCGGCCTCAACCAAGGTCATTCCTTTTGTTGAGTCCCCATCGATTTCCACAATCTTATCGCCGGCCTTCACTCCGGCATTAAAGGCCGGGGTGTCTTCGATAGGACTGATGACTGTAAGTATGCCATCCTGAACCGTAATTTCGATCCCGAGACCACCAAACTCACCCGCGGTTTCGGACTCAAACTCCTTGTAGATGTTGGGCTCCAAAAAGTTGGTGTGAGGGTCCAACTCTTTCAACATCCCCTTAATGCCACCGTAGATAAGTTTTTGGGTGTCCACTTCTTCAACGTAGTATTGCTGGACCAGGTTGAGAACTTTTGCAAACAACTGCAATTCGGAGTAGCGCTCCTTTGCCCACGTCGTCACACTTGCGCTGGATAGAACACCGAGAAACACTCCCATCCCGACCAAGATCGGGGCTCCTAACCGAATGTATTTTCGATTCTTGATACCAGCCGGCTGACGGTGAC
It contains:
- a CDS encoding S41 family peptidase: MSHRQPAGIKNRKYIRLGAPILVGMGVFLGVLSSASVTTWAKERYSELQLFAKVLNLVQQYYVEEVDTQKLIYGGIKGMLKELDPHTNFLEPNIYKEFESETAGEFGGLGIEITVQDGILTVISPIEDTPAFNAGVKAGDKIVEIDGDSTKGMTLVEAAQHMRGKKGTTVKLGIFRDGFERPKEFAIKRGTVKIRSVKVTDLEDGYVYLKLTSFIENSAKDMKSALKTFSKSNQKINGMVIDLRRNPGGLLEQAVEISDMFLKTGTIVSTKGRNEKEKEVIFAKQSGTMPEFPLVVLVDEYSASASEILAGALQDNKRALIMGQKSFGKGSVQSVVKLGDGSGLKLTVARYYTPSGKSIQAEGITPDVIVDNLSSDILEKAKAGKGRIKREKDIKGHLLGDKERASSKNGKGASKSVIEYWWADTGGSSKKNLSPRDTLLSEDFQVLQAYNYLRAWDVMRQFEGNPTLKK